In Aspergillus fumigatus Af293 chromosome 2, whole genome shotgun sequence, a genomic segment contains:
- a CDS encoding polyprenyl synthetase family protein — MPRTLGFRELNDIEDGSTLRRGKPAAHLKFGLGQTVNAATFLHAEAVRYTLEHLGPDCSMLMLKL; from the exons ATGCCTCGAACTCTCGGGTTCAGGGA ATTGAATGATATCGAGGATGGTTCCACCCTTCGCCGGGGTAAGCCCGCTGCACATCTCAAATTCGGACTCGGACAGACCGTCAACGCCGCCACGTTTCTGCATGCGGAGGCCGTGAGGTATACTCTTGAGCATCTTGGGCCCGATTGTTCGATGCTCATGTTGAAACTATAG
- a CDS encoding putative MFS monocarboxylate transporter translates to MAQLPRRTPFTGVTPAQIDLIGTLAVSMMSLGAPFASGWCKSYSPRRITLAGTIIFATANVLASFSQHLWQFVLTQGVLLGCGTCLTYITAVTVAPGWFTTHRGLAIGVISSGTGVGGVVWAPALRALNARIGFRHTLQLTGGVSSVLLGAASLVLDWDPRTQRHIDAERAAVPSSRLRVTLVDWRVARTRKFLAQCLSAGLQGAAYYAPVYFMSTYARTLGYSAATGAMFISISNASSAVGKVVIGHVADRAGRINVFLLTTLMSAIATLGLWLPSTVSGGKALFVAFAMFYGVFAGAYVSLFPATLVELFGVEHFASVNGFLYMVRGFAALVGTPVAGALIRSAGSHADGKVMSQLFFHTSILVGALLVGATVGVVWVRIEAAVSQAGFNGGSTGGSARGSTGGSNRRSNGGFKWRI, encoded by the coding sequence ATGGCCCAGCTGCCCCGGCGCACCCCATTCACCGGCGTCACGCCCGCCCAGATCGACCTGATCGGGACGCTGGCCGTCTCCATGATGTCCCTCGGAGCGCCCTTCGCGTCGGGCTGGTGCAAATCCTACTCCCCGCGCCGGATCACCCTCGCCGGGACGATCATCTTCGCCACGGCCAACGTCCTCGCCTCGTTCAGCCAGCACCTCTGGCAGTTCGTTCTCACCCAGGGCGTGCTCCTCGGCTGCGGCACCTGTCTCACCTACATCACCGCCGTCACCGTCGCCCCGGGCTGGTTCACCACGCACCGCGGCCTCGCCATCGGGGTCATCTCCTCCGGCACCGGCGTCGGCGGCGTCGTCTGGGCCCCTGCGCTGCGCGCCCTGAACGCCCGGATCGGGTTTCGCCACACCCTCCAGCTCACGGGCGGCGTCTCCTCGGTGCTTCTGGGCGCGGCCTCGCTCGTCCTCGACTGGGACCCGCGCACCCAGCGCCACATCGACGCCGAGCGGGCGGCGGTTCCCTCGTCCCGGCTCCGCGTCACGCTGGTCGACTGGCGCGTCGCGCGCACGCGGAAGTTCCTCGCGCAGTGTCTCTCCGCGGGACTGCAGGGTGCGGCGTACTATGCGCCGGTCTACTTCATGTCGACGTATGCGCGCACGCTGGGCTACTCCGCGGCCACGGGGGCGATGTTCATCTCGATCTCGAACGCGTCGTCGGCGGTCGGGAAGGTGGTCATCGGGCATGTGGCGGACCGCGCGGGGCGCATCAATGTCTTCCTGCTGACGACGCTGATGAGCGCGATCGCGACGCTGGGCCTGTGGCTGCCGTCCACGGTATCGGGGGGGAAGGCCCTGTTCGTCGCGTTTGCGATGTTCTATGGCGTGTTCGCTGGGGCGTATGTGAGTTTGTTTCCGGCGACGCTGGTGGAGTTGTTCGGGGTGGAGCACTTTGCCAGTGTCAATGGGTTTCTGTACATGGTGCGCGGGTTTGCCGCGCTGGTCGGGACGCCGGTGGCTGGGGCGCTGATCCGGAGTGCGGGCTCGCATGCTGATGGAAAAGTCATGAGCCAGCTGTTCTTCCATACGAGTATCTTGGTGGGTGCGTTGCTGGTCGGTGCGACGGTGGGTGTCGTGTGGGTGAGGATCGAGGCTGCGGTCAGTCAGGCTGGCTTCAATGGGGGGTCTACTGGAGGGTCTGCTAGAGGGTCTACTGGAGGGTCCAATAGAAGGTCTAACGGAGGATTCAAATGGAGGATTTGA
- a CDS encoding class I SAM-dependent methyltransferase: MTFAGDHQNDIKVLAPAVSYTSAHDASSMPQSLYLSSSSIPENHIARLSTEIAAHDIPSNPSYGIDSPLGLIASNVLSPFYLYATLKGKFQVWDDLLAHTPQETFRAPTLDLGCGRGLVLLKIAQIKKRLASSESPVPPAYGIDLFVKGDQSGNAPLATYKNAAALGVCEQTVLHTGSVADLPFCDGVFSLVTASLSIHNADKATRKKAIGEAARVLVSGGYLVVVDMAGYVEEYADLVKQMGWTDVSTEFGGVRIMYGAWPCRILRARKP; this comes from the coding sequence ATGACATTCGCCGGCGACCATCAAAATGATATAAAAGTCCTCGCACCTGCGGTTAGCTATACTTCTGCACACGACGCGAGCAGTATGCCGCAATCACTCTATTTATCTTCATCTTCGATCCCAGAAAACCACATCGCGCGGTTATCTACGGAGATCGCCGCACACGACATCCCCTCCAACCCCTCCTACGGCATCGACTCTCCTCTGGGACTGATCGCCTCCAACGTCCTCTCCCCATTCTACCTCTACGCAACCCTCAAGGGCAAATTCCAGGTCTGGGATGACCTCCTCGCCCACACCCCCCAGGAAACTTTCAGAGCACCCACCCTCGACCTCGGCTGCGGCCGAGGATTGGTCCTGTTGAAGATCGCCCAAATCAAGAAACGACTCGCCTCGTCAGAGTCCCCCGTGCCCCCCGCCTACGGCATCGATCTCTTCGTCAAGGGCGATCAGAGCGGCAACGCGCCGCTGGCGACTTACAAGAACGCCGCTGCGTTGGGGGTCTGCGAGCAGACGGTGCTGCACACGGGGAGTGTTGCGGATCTGCCGTTCTGCGATGGGGTGTTTTCGCTGGTGACGGCCAGTCTGTCGATTCACAATGCGGATAAAGCTACGCGGAAGAAGGCGATAGGGGAGGCGGCGCGGGTGTTGGTCTCGGGGGGATACTTGGTTGTGGTGGATATGGCGGGGTATGTTGAGGAGTATGCGGATCTCGTCAAGCAGATGGGCTGGACGGATGTCTCGACGGAGTTTGGGGGGGTGAGGATTATGTATGGGGCTTGGCCGTGTCGGATCTTGAGGGCGAGGAAGCCGTGA
- the abfI gene encoding putative alpha-L-arabinofuranosidase, giving the protein MKLFLLLLISALAAAAALPSSFKWSSSGPLVEPKKDGRNIAAIKDPSIVKVDGTYHVFASTATKSGYNLVYFNFKDFSQANQATFHYLDQTPIGSGYRAAPQVFFFKPHNLWYLVFQNGNAAYSTNPNIANPAGWSKPKNFFSSMPSIIAQNKGNGNWVDMWTICDSSNCYLFSSDDNGHLYRSQTSLANFPNGMGNTVIALSDSNKNALFEASNVYHTGNGEYLLLVEAIGSDGQRYFRSWTSNSLTGSWKGLANTEANPFARSNNVAFSGTPWTKSISHGELIRTQTDQTMTISPCKLQYLYQGLSPSAGGDYDLLPWKLGLITQTNSNC; this is encoded by the coding sequence ATGaagctcttcctccttcttctcatctccgcccttgcggcggcggcggcccTGCCCAGCAGCTTCAAATGGAGCTCCAGCGGGCCTCTGGTCGAGCCCAAGAAGGATGGCCGCAACATCGCAGCTATCAAGGATCCCTCCATTGTCAAAGTGGACGGGACGTACCACGTCTTCGCCAGCACGGCCACCAAATCCGGCTACAACCTCGTCTACTTCAACTTCAAGGACTTCAGCCAGGCCAACCAGGCCACGTTCCACTACCTTGACCAGACCCCGATCGGCTCGGGCTATCGTGCCGCGCCGcaggtcttcttcttcaagccACATAACCTGTGGTACCTGGTCTTCCAGAATGGCAACGCAGCGTATTCGACCAATCCGAACATTGCCAACCCGGCCGGGTGGAGCAAACCGAAGAATTTCTTCAGTAGCATGCCCAGCATCATCGCCCAGAATAAGGGCAATGGCAACTGGGTCGACATGTGGACGATCTGCGATTCAAGCAACTGCTACCTGTTCTCCTCGGACGACAACGGCCATCTGTACCGCTCGCAGACCTCGTTGGCCAACTTCCCCAACGGCATGGGCAATACAGTGATTGCCCTGTCCGACTCCAACAAGAACGCCCTGTTCGAGGCGTCCAACGTCTACCACACCGGAAACGGGGAGTATCTGCTTCTCGTGGAAGCCATCGGCAGCGACGGGCAGCGGTACTTCCGCTCCTGGACTTCCAACAGTCTGACCGGATCGTGGAAGGGCCTGGCCAACACCGAGGCAAACCCCTTTGCGCGCTCGAACAACGTTGCCTTCAGCGGGACCCCCTGGACCAAGAGCATCAGTCACGGGGAGCTGATTCGCACTCAGACGGATCAGACTATGACCATCAGTCCTTGCAAGCTGCAGTATCTGTACCAGGGATTGAGCCCGTCGGCGGGTGGGGATTACGACTTGCTTCCTTGGAAGCTTGGTCTGATCACCCAGACCAACTCTAACTGCTGA
- a CDS encoding VIT and vWA domain-containing protein, whose product MIGGRVTYLCGCSYYTHPQAKPVYLPRIGIKVHATILSSVSRTVLTQTYTNPSKNPLEEVSYTFPLYDGVSVVGFNCLIGDRTLHSRVKPRKQAKAEYDDAVSKGESAALMAHSLSASDVLSIRLGNVGPGETVVVEITLVGELKQDAQSDAVRYTLPNSIAPRYGYHPGNMSMPPEADVQGISITLDVQMESTAVIREIQSTSHSLSVALGRVSASASGSSGSDKAFNPAQASVSVNLKEDWTALARDFVLLVKADGLDTPRAMLETHPVIPTQRAIMTTLVPKFGLEPIKPEIIFVIDRSGSMMDKIDTLKSALRVFLKSLPVGVCFNICSFGSRHSFLWKQSLFYTAESLQEALSFVDGVRANMGGTEMQEAVEATVRSRMKDKELEVLILTDGQIWNQQTLFGFIRETAADNGARFFSLGIGNGASHSLVEGIARAGNGFSQMVVNYEELDRKVVRMLKGALTPHIFDYKLEIEHDDPVEEFEVVLPERPRAMPVDEAEMKQQPISLFDADYKEDEQKTDEEALPVLTPPQTLQAPYKIPPLYPFIRTTAYLLGSANMQNPKALIFRATSKQGPLVLRIPINDIGTGETIHQLAVRRAMIELEEGHGWLAAATSNGNSFDNLHPTSKERIIARECEKLGTQFQVTGKRCSFIALEKDSTSDQEKETDIANLPTSKATGEEGAVYQASGAVPGPPHARCRRLASKAHRMIAPSPRPPPPSQGTPFSASLLARKAPKSSLSSEQGWAKAPTAREVPESLFGAPGIAKFVDTRVSQPPPPAPKRGYGFNAQMDPTVCPPAGPAHVSDLMEMDGAVGYTLASPILSSTFSNETAGAASQVHRIIALQSFEGYWTWSEELMNALRLDERDVRAQLMKLFQKDSRGSNLTVIATMLAMAYLSTHCAAHRSVWELVYDKAEGWKRQQLVEMGETGSVLKAKENEITALV is encoded by the exons ATGATTGGTGGACGAG TGACATATCTCTGCGGGTGTAGCTACTACACCCACCCTCAAGCAAAGCCAGTCTACCTTCCGCGTATTGGCATCAAAGTCCATGCAACTATCCTCTCGTCCGTCTCCAGAACAGTGCTCACTCAAACGTACACAAACCCATCCAAGAACCCCCTGGAAGAAGTTTCATACACCTTCCCGCTCTACGATGGCGTCAGCGTAGTAGGTTTCAACTGCCTGATCGGTGACCGCACCCTGCACAGCCGCGTCAAGCCACGCAAACAAGCCAAGGCGGAATACGACGATGCCGTCTCAAAGGGCGAGTCCGCGGCGCTGATGGCCCATTCGCTCAGTGCCTCGGATGTACTCTCCATCCGACTTGGGAATGTTGGACCTGGAGAGACGGTTGTCGTAGAGATTACGCTTGTCGGGGAGCTGAAGCAGGATGCGCAGAGTGACGCGGTGCGGTATACGCTGCCTAATTCCATTGCGCCGCGGTATGGCTATCACCCGGGGAATATGAGCATGCCGCCCGAGGCAGATGTGCAGGGTATCTCGATCACTCTGGATGTACAGATGGAGAGTACGGCTGTTATCCGGGAGATTCAGTCGACGAGTCATTCGCTGAGTGTGGCGCTGGGACGGGTGTCGGCATCGGCGTCGGGATCCAGTGGGTCTGACAAGGCGTTCAATCCGGCGCAGGCGTCTGTAAGTGTCAATCTTAAGGAAGATTGGACGGCTCTGGCTCGCGACTTTGTGCTCCTTGTCAAGGCGGATGGACTCGACACGCCCCGGGCGATGCTGGAGACACACCCGGTTATCCCTACCCAACGGGCGATCATGACGACTCTTGTGCCGAAGTTCGGCCTGGAGCCAATTAAGCCAGAGATTATCTTTGTGATTGACCGCAGTGGAAGTATGATGGACAAAATCGACACGCTCAAGTCGGCCCTCAGAGTCTTCCTCAAGAGTCTCCCGGTAGGAGTGTGTTTCAATATCTGCTCATTTGGCAGCAGGCACTCCTTCCTCTGGAAACAGAGCCTTTTCTACACTGCCGAGAGTCTTCAGGAAGCTCTGAGCTTTGTCGACGGTGTCCGTGCAAATATGGGTGGAACGGAGATGCAGGAGGCCGTCGAGGCCACGGTCCGCAGTCGgatgaaggacaaggaattGGAAGTCCTGATACTGACGGATGGGCAAATCTGGAACCAACAGACACTCTTCGGATTCATTCGCGAGACTGCAGCTGACAACGGTGCGCGGTTCTTCTCGCTTGGAATCGGCAACGGGGCGTCGCATTCGCTCGTCGAGGGGATAGCACGGGCAGGGAATGGCTTCTCGCAGATGGTGGTGAACTACGAAGAGCTGGACAGGAAGGTAGTGCGCATGCTCAAGGGAGCGCTGACGCCACATATTTTCGACTACAAACTGGAAATCGAACATGATGACCCTGTCGAGGAGTTTGAGGTCGTTCTCCCGGAGCGGCCAAGGGCCATGCCTGTCGACGAGGCAGAAATGAAACAACAGCCGATTTCTCTCTTTGATGCAGACTACAAGGAGGACGAGCAAAAGACGGACGAAGAGGCCCTGCCGGTTCTTACACCTCCCCAAACCCTTCAAGCGCCGTACAAAATCCCACCTCTCTACCCTTTCATCCGAACCACAGCATACCTCCTAGGTTCAGCAAACATGCAGAATCCCAAAGCCCTCATTTTCCGAGCCACCTCAAAGCAAGGCCCGCTTGTCCTGCGCATTCCAATCAACGACATTGGCACGGGAGAGACAATCCATCAACTTGCTGTTCGAAGAGCAATGatcgagctcgaagaaggaCACGGCTGGCTCGCGGCCGCAACCAGCAACGGAAACTCATTCGATAATCTCCATCCCACCTCGAAAGAACGCATCATCGCCCGCGAATGCGAGAAACTCGGAACCCAGTTCCAAGTAACAGGCAAGCGCTGCTCGTTCATCGCTCTCGAGAAAGACAGCACCTCGGACCAGGAGAAAGAGACGGATATTGCCAACCTGCCTACTTCCAAGGCTactggcgaagaaggtgcCGTCTACCAGGCTAGCGGAGCAGTACCCGGCCCTCCTCACGCCAGGTGCAGGAGGCTAGCTTCAAAAGCGCATAGAATGATAGCGCCGTCGCCGcggccaccaccaccgtcacAAGGGACCCCATTCAGTGCAAGTTTACTAGCAAGAAAAGCACCAAAATCGTCTTTGAGTTCAGAGCAGGGCTGGGCTAAGGCTCCAACGGCCAGGGAAGTTCCAGAGTCGTTATTCGGTGCGCCTGGAATTGCAAAATTCGTGGATACAAGGGTATCACAACCTCCACCCCCGGCTCCAAAGAGGGGATATGGATTTAATGCTCAAATGGACCCAACGGTGTGTCCTCCTGCCGGACCCGCCCACGTCTCGGatttgatggagatggatggcGCTGTTGGGTATACCCTGGCCTCTCCTATCTTGTCTTCTACATTCAGCAACGAGACGGCCGGGGCCGCAAGCCAGGTTCACAGAATCATTGCCTTGCAGTCGTTCGAGGGGTACTGGACATGGTCCGAGGAACTGATGAACGCCTTAAGGCTGGACGAGCGGGATGTTCGTGCTCAGCTGATGAAGCTATTCCAGAAGGACAGTAGAGGCTCTAATCTGACGGTCATAGCGaccatgctggccatggcGTATCTCTCCACTCACTGTGCGGCACATCGTTCGGTCTGGGAATTGGTGTACGACAAGGCCGAGGGGTGGAAGCGACAGCAGCTCGTGGAGATGGGTGAGACGGGGAGTGTCCTCAAAGCGAAGGAGAATGAGATCACTGCCTTGGTATGA
- a CDS encoding putative MFS monocarboxylate transporter, translating to MSYMLSRVFGLIFLFSYTGSIMRLGEDAPFGRQLTHQYQNSPPIHHGCLQLQFFFIKRGNGRFSKMHQSSSADSYEIASIHQDQPTNPSAEPDGDMQTEGRVSWAYPEGGWEAWTCLLGSSLMMFPSFGFQTAVGSVQDYISTNQLAEYSVRDVGWITAILVFLTLFLGVQVGPLFDRYGPRILLVCGSLANITSYLLLAQCRKYWHFVLCLSVLGGISSAVITTVSIAVLSHWFNRRRALASGICMGGSSAGGAIIPLLLRKLFPQLGWTWAIRTIAFMATACYTAGVILVKGRLPTGHRSRAIVDFGAFRSPRLCFLAVAVFSFEFIIFGCAALLPTYVRYAGFPLDVQFYALTLLNSMSFLGRVLPGLAADQLGRFNILLALVVMTLLVMGSVWLPFGSRGQATLYAVVAIFGFGSGGWLSLAPVCAGQLCQTEEYGRFYGTIYSVAAFGVLLTVPVGGELLQSTTPKVLIGFYSAVLMVGLVSVVMARWALLDWRWKWRVKL from the exons ATGTCATATATGCTATCCAGAGTGTTTGGATTGatctttttgttttcttATACGGGATCAATAATGCGATTGGGTGAAGATGCGCCCTTTGGACGACAACTGACCCACCAATACCAGAATTCACCTCCCATCCACCATGGGTGTTTGCAACTTCAAtttttcttcatcaagagAGGTAATGGAAGGTTCAGCAAGATGCATCAGTCCAGCAGTGCAGACAGCTACGAAATAGCTTCAATCCACCAGGACCAACCCACCAATCCATCGGCAGAGCCGGACGGAGATATGCAAACGGAGGGCAGAGTCAGTTGGGCCTATCCGGAAGGAGGCTGGGAAGCCTGGACTTGTCTCCTGGGCTCATCTCTGATGATGTTTCCATCGTTTGGCTTTCAGACTGCAG TGGGGTCGGTCCAGGACTACATCAGCACCAACCAGCTGGCAGAGTACAGCGTCCGTGATGTGGGCTGGATCACCGCTATTCTTGTTTTCCTGACTCTATTCCTTGGTGTCCAGGTCGGGCCTCTGTTTGATCGATATGGACCGCGGATTCTGTTGGTGTGTGGATCTCTCGCCAACATTACCTCCTATCTTCTGCTGGCACAATGCAGAAAGTACTGGCACTTTGTCCTCTGTCTCAGCGTACTAGGAGGCATCTCATCTGCTGTCATTACAACCGTCTCCATCGCCGTGCTGAGCCACTGGTTTAATCGTCGCCGGGCGCTTGCCTCGGGAATCTGCATGGGCGGTTCGTCCGCCGGAGGAGCCATTatcccgctgctgctgcgcaaACTCTTCCCGCAACTGGGATGGACATGGGCTATCCGGACGATTGCATTCATGGCGACCGCCTGCTACACGGCTGGTGTTATCCTGGTCAAAGGACGACTCCCCACGGGGCATCGCAGCCGCGCAATCGTTGACTTTGGCGCTTTCAGATCTCCACGACTGTGCTTCCTCGCGGTCGCGGTCTTTTCGTTTGAGTTTATCATCTTTGGCTGCGCAGCGCTGTTGCCCACTTACGTCCGTTATGCTGGTTTCCCGCTTGACGTGCAATTCTACGCCCTTACCCTACTCAACAGCATGAGCTTTTTGGGGAGGGTGCTTCCCGGTTtagcagccgatcaactCGGTCGGTTCAACATTCTCCTGGCGCTGGTTGTCATGACGCTTTTGGTGATGGGTTCCGTGTGGCTCCCGTTTGGCTCTCGCGGCCAAGCTACATTGTACGCGGTGGTCGCCATTTTTGGCTTTGGGTCTGGGGGATGGCTGTCCCTGGCGCCTGTATGTGCGGGCCAGCTGTGTCAGACGGAGGAATATGGGAGATTCTACGGGACCATCTACAGCGTTGCTGCGTTTGGGGTGTTGTTGACTGTTCCTGTGGGAGGAGAGCTGCTGCAGTCGACTACTCCGAAGGTGCTGATCGGTTTCTACTCGGCTGTTCTCATGGTGGGACTGGTGAGCGTAGTCATGGCTCGATGGGCCTTGTTGGATTGGAGGTGGAAGTGGAGGGTCAAGCTGTAG
- a CDS encoding beta-ketoacyl reductase: MASRGAKNLILLSRSGATRDSAKELLRDLEDLGVRVATPRCDVSDRTSLRHALNECSAAGMPPVKGCIQGAMRTITRPSNLNSTAPGISIANSPRTWISSSSFPPISTIVGNRGQSNYNMGNSFQDALARYRVLNGLKATALDLGMVLSVGYVAENDSDLINHLRDVGVEPMREEEFLSILDELCNPNQPATIPLTKSQISLGLQMPETRVATGAEEPGWMRDPLFRHLYRIRTLEGAAESDERSVNYALLLAGADNFEEASGIVYEAMVSKLVKALNISQGDVDPSKPLHALGVDSLVAVELRTWMLKQLDADVAVFDLMEVASLRALASLIATRSGYVKKDNGKEK; the protein is encoded by the exons ATGGCTAGCCGGGGAGCGAAaaacctcatcctcctctcccgcAGCGGTGCCACAAGGGACTCAGCAAAGGAACTGCTTCGTGATCTCGAAGATCTCGGCGTGCGAGTGGCAACCCCCCGTTGCGATGTGTCAGACCGCACCTCGTTGAGACACGCGCTGAACGAGTGTTCTGCAGCGGGTATGCCCCCGGTCAAGGGCTGCATCCAAGGAGCCATG AGGACTATTACACGGCCCTCAAACCTAAACTCGACGGCTCCTGGAATCTCCATAGCGAACTCCCCAAGGACCTggatttcttcatcctcctttcCTCCAATCTCCACCATTGTCGGCAACCGCGGTCAATCCAACTACAATATGGGCAACTCCTTCCAGGACGCTCTGGCCCGCTATCGCGTCTTGAATGGCCTGAAGGCCACCGCTCTGGATCTGGGAATGGTCCTCTCCGTCGGCTATGTGGCCGAGAACGACTCGGATCTCATCAACCATCTACGCGACGTAGGGGTAGAGCCCATGCGCGAAGAGGAATTCCTATCCATCCTCGATGAACTCTGCAACCCCAACCAGCCAGCCACCATCCCGCTGACTAAGTCCCAGATCTCCCTCGGCCTCCAAATGCCCGAAACTCGTGTCGCAACGGGAGCTGAAGAACCAGGCTGGATGCGTGACCCGCTCTTCCGCCACCTATACCGGATCCGCACGCTCGAGGGCGCGGCTGAGTCGGACGAGAGGAGCGTGAATTACGCTTTACTGTTAGCGGGCGCGGATAACTTCGAGGAGGCCAGTGGGATTGTGTACGAAGCGATGGTGAGCAAGCTGGTCAAGGCGCTGAATATATCGCAAGGGGATGTTGATCCTTCAAAGCCGCTCCATGCGCTGGGCGTGGACTCTTTGGTGGCAGTCGAGTTAAGGACCTGGATGCTCAAGCAGcttgatgctgatgttgcGGTGTTTGATCTTATGGAAGTGGCTAGTTTGAGAGCTCTTGCAAGCTTGATTGCTACCAGGAGCGGTTATGTGAAGAAGGATAATGGGAAGGAGAAGTAA
- a CDS encoding glycosyltransferase family 1 protein, whose product MKTDFEVHPARKILVVVTVGGSTNSAPILEICRILAERGHTVEFATLQGREHFVDQFPFVSAVHIVGRAITAIEDEELYVRLSRWDNRSYRGRRDYLQCKKFYDSFWPKTYRGLRHVVQTSRPDFIFADYQLDAARDVAKECCLPLATLWPQMPWLLAPQKWIPGVPGTQTRCLTSEHASMYDRLFEQTYFLRYAPNLIDLYQWTKKLRQANGVKTMPSLKPQPDHIHLVNSFFGLEPPKPVPPLIFPAGPIFSDSWRSLDAGLEEFLRTRASVVFVAFGTHVILSYEVVLKILQGLEGAMCAGHIDGVVWAMRADSASEINGTSVLELLQNRHSAWLFVEEAPQRAILDHQSVVLFFTHAGPSSANEALYHGVPMVAMAIYGDQIHNSMRLAAAGVAVAIDKHTFTSQQISSSVAAIVTDAQGEFRRNVRRMQRIARVACRRKYAAAGLIEEHMYDWGLRYERERAEGSLSGLNGGRGRELFPMHLQTADARMSWLKATNMDQYLLGIFICVISGMVWKYVL is encoded by the exons ATGAAGACTGATTTCGAGGTCCATCCAGCTCGCAAGATCTTGGTGGTTGTCACCGTCGGCGGGTCGACTAATTCAG CCCCCATTCTCGAAATATGCCGCATCCTGGCTGAGCGTGGACACACCGTAGAATTTGCCACGCTACAGGGACGCGAGCATTTCGTCGACCAGTTCCCCTTCGTCTCCGCCGTTCACATTGTAGGTCGCGCCATCACCGCcatcgaggacgaggaacTATACGTGCGGCTAAGCCGGTGGGATAACCGCAGTTACCGTGGCCGTCGGGATTACCTACAATGTAAGAAGTTCTACGACTCGTTCTGGCCAAAGACGTATCGCGGCCTCAGACATGTAGTCCAGACTAGTCGGCCGGACTTCATCTTTGCAGATTACCAGCTGGATGCTGCTCGAGATGTCGCCAAAGAATGCTGTCTTCCACTAGCAACCCTGTGGCCGCAGATGCCGTGGCTTTTGGCCCCGCAGAAATGGATTCCGGGTGTGCCTGGGACGCAGACAAGGTGTTTGACCAGCGAACACGCCAGCATGTACGACCGGCTATTCGAACAGACGTATTTTCTACGATACGCTCCAAACCTGATTGACCTCTACCAGTGGACGAAGAAGCTCCGGCAAGCGAACGGAGTCAAGACGATGCCTTCGTTGAAGCCACAGCCCGATCACATCCATCTGGTCAACTCGTTCTTCGGCTTGGAGCCTCCGAAACCGGTGCCACCTCTCATATTTCCGGCGGGACCCATTTTCTCTGATTCATGGAGATCTCTCGATGCTGGCCTTGAGGAATTCTTGCGCACCAGGGCATCCGTCGTGTTCGTCGCATTCGGAACGCATGTCATACTCTCCTATGAGGTTGTGCTGAAGATTCTCCAAGGCCTTGAGGGCGCCATGTGCGCTGGGCATATCGACGGCGTAGTATGGGCCATGAGAGCCGACAGCGCCAGCGAAATCAACGGCACCTCTGTGctggagcttctgcagaACAGACATTCTGCCTGGCTCTTTGTTGAGGAGGCCCCACAGCGAGCCATCCTCGATCACCAGTCTGTGGTATTATTCTTCACACATGCCGGCCCGTCTTCCGCCAACGAGGCCCTCTACCACGGCGTCCCCATGGTGGCCATGGCGATCTACGGCGACCAGATCCATAACAGCATGCGTCTGGCCGCGGCAGGGGTGGCGGTGGCCATCGACAAGCATACCTTCACGTCGCAGCAAATCTCCTCGTCCGTCGCTGCTATCGTGACAGACGCGCAAGGGGAGTTCCGCCGCAATGTCCGCCGGATGCAGCGAATCGCCCGTGTTGCATGTAGAAGGAAATACGCCGCTGCAGGTCTGATCGAAGAGCACATGTATGACTGGGGTCTCAGGTACGAACGGGAACGCGCTGAGGGATCACTGTCGGGCCTTAACGGAGGCCGGGGAAGGGAACTCTTCCCAATGCACTTGCAGACTGCGGATGCACGGATGTCGTGGCTCAAGGCCACCAACATGGACCAGTACTTGCTTGGCATTTTTATCTGTGTCATATCTGGTATGGTATGGAAGTATGTGTTGTAG